A window of the Tessaracoccus sp. MC1865 genome harbors these coding sequences:
- the trpD gene encoding anthranilate phosphoribosyltransferase — protein MSTSYTWPDILTGLVRREGLEATAATWALNEILAGRASEVQIAAMLTALRAKGESEDEISGLADAMLANSTPISLDPDAVDVVGTGGDRANTVNISTMAAIVAAGAGAKVIKHGSRAASSQAGTADTLEALGVKLDVEPAKQAGILAETGIAFLFAQLYHPAMKNVAGVRKALGIQTTFNFLGPLANPARPRAMALGVANDDIAPVIARVLAERGTRGMVFRGYDGLDELTTTSESDVWLISEGRVFRTVLDPRDLGLEPASSFELQGGPPAHNAQVVRDLVAGKPGPVRDIVALNAAAALLAYRGISTVTELIDQLRPTLAAAQEAIDSGNAAQTLEKWVAATQR, from the coding sequence ATGTCGACGAGCTACACCTGGCCGGACATCCTGACCGGTCTCGTCCGGAGGGAGGGTCTTGAGGCGACCGCGGCCACATGGGCCCTCAACGAGATCCTCGCCGGGCGTGCCTCGGAGGTGCAGATCGCGGCGATGCTGACCGCGCTGCGCGCCAAGGGGGAGAGCGAGGACGAGATCTCCGGACTGGCCGACGCCATGCTGGCCAACTCAACGCCGATCTCGCTCGACCCCGACGCGGTGGACGTCGTCGGTACCGGCGGCGACCGTGCCAACACGGTCAACATCTCGACGATGGCCGCGATCGTCGCTGCGGGCGCCGGCGCCAAGGTGATCAAGCACGGGTCCCGCGCGGCATCGTCCCAGGCCGGCACCGCCGACACGCTGGAGGCGCTGGGCGTCAAACTCGACGTCGAGCCCGCCAAACAGGCCGGCATCCTGGCAGAGACCGGCATCGCCTTCCTTTTCGCGCAGCTCTACCACCCCGCCATGAAGAACGTGGCCGGCGTGCGCAAGGCGCTGGGCATCCAGACCACGTTCAACTTCCTCGGCCCGCTGGCCAACCCGGCCCGGCCCCGGGCCATGGCGCTGGGCGTGGCGAACGACGACATCGCGCCGGTGATCGCCCGAGTGCTGGCGGAGCGCGGCACCCGTGGCATGGTCTTCCGCGGCTACGACGGCCTCGACGAGCTCACCACGACGTCGGAATCCGATGTGTGGCTCATCTCCGAGGGCCGGGTCTTCCGCACCGTGCTCGACCCGCGGGACCTCGGCCTTGAGCCGGCCTCCTCCTTCGAGCTGCAGGGCGGGCCGCCAGCGCACAACGCCCAGGTGGTGCGCGATCTGGTGGCCGGTAAGCCGGGCCCGGTACGCGACATCGTCGCCCTGAACGCCGCGGCGGCCCTGCTGGCCTACCGGGGCATCTCGACGGTCACCGAGCTCATCGACCAGCTGCGCCCCACGCTGGCCGCAGCCCAAGAGGCGATCGATTCGGGGAACGCCGCGCAGACGCTGGAGAAGTGGGTCGCCGCTACCCAGCGGTGA
- a CDS encoding cytochrome c oxidase assembly protein: protein MFTGSLALLPMHAKPDDDIIPLVGARFFTAWEFPLGAVIGLLVAGGLYLWGVQRLRRRGDKWPLMRTISFVVLGLGSIAVGTFSFLGVYDTVLFWSHMVQHMLFSMIAPVFIVFGAPVTLALRALPKGSRALLLKVLHSWFGKVVMFPPLTTGLMVIYPFGLYMSGLYEITLTNDVAHDLLHLFLVTMGVLFFFPLLGVDPVPIKMPYPIRILLFFITMPFHAFLGVTIMGSSRLIAEEWYLSFDRTWGLSPMQDQEWAGALMWATGDLTMFAAMITIFIQWIKDSNREARRVDRALDREEARRARAQGLGYHDPQKQSQPTVDSDNAKEDR, encoded by the coding sequence ATGTTTACCGGCTCCTTGGCACTCCTGCCGATGCACGCCAAGCCCGACGACGACATCATTCCCCTCGTCGGAGCCCGGTTCTTCACCGCCTGGGAATTCCCCCTCGGCGCCGTCATCGGACTGCTCGTCGCGGGCGGCCTGTACCTGTGGGGAGTGCAGCGGCTGAGGCGGCGCGGCGACAAGTGGCCCCTGATGCGCACCATCAGCTTCGTCGTGCTGGGCCTGGGGTCCATCGCGGTGGGCACCTTCTCTTTCCTCGGGGTATACGACACCGTCCTGTTCTGGTCGCACATGGTGCAGCACATGTTGTTCAGCATGATCGCGCCGGTCTTCATCGTCTTCGGGGCGCCCGTGACGCTTGCGCTGCGCGCCCTGCCCAAGGGGTCGCGGGCGCTGTTGCTGAAGGTGCTGCATTCCTGGTTCGGGAAGGTCGTGATGTTCCCCCCGCTCACCACGGGCCTGATGGTCATCTACCCCTTCGGCCTCTACATGAGCGGCCTCTACGAGATCACCCTCACCAACGACGTCGCGCACGACCTACTCCACCTGTTCCTGGTGACCATGGGGGTGCTGTTCTTCTTCCCGCTCCTGGGCGTGGACCCGGTGCCCATCAAGATGCCGTACCCCATCCGGATCCTGTTGTTCTTCATCACCATGCCGTTCCACGCCTTCCTCGGGGTGACGATCATGGGTTCGAGCCGGCTCATCGCGGAGGAGTGGTACCTCTCCTTTGATCGGACCTGGGGGCTGTCGCCCATGCAGGACCAGGAGTGGGCCGGCGCGCTGATGTGGGCCACGGGGGATCTCACGATGTTCGCGGCGATGATCACGATCTTCATCCAATGGATCAAGGACTCCAACAGGGAGGCCCGGCGGGTGGACCGGGCGCTGGACCGCGAGGAGGCCCGGCGCGCCCGGGCGCAAGGACTTGGCTACCATGACCCCCAGAAACAATCTCAACCCACCGTCGACAGCGACAACGCGAAGGAAGACCGATAA
- a CDS encoding ubiquinol-cytochrome c reductase iron-sulfur subunit produces the protein MSWKNLPVQDPDRGHSVTDPGMEEHIERFTDADKGAGNRAYLAILAMLGLVPVLAIAFVVIYFAVPRRAYIDFGWLKASAMNVGLGVTAGLAVLLIGLAVIQWSRVLMGDHESVDPRHSAATSPEDRAIVAQNWRDGVEQSAIKRRPLILGALGGALGIAVVPAVVLLADMGPHPTRRVREQTIEKTIWANQVRLVNDENWVELRPEHLEVGQLVNAQPATLRELEGVEAHQAKAKAAIIVVRMDPQSITIPPSRQDWQVSGILAYSKICTHVGCPISLWERQTHHLLCPCHQSTFDLGNSGTVVFGPAARSLPQLPISVDDEGYLIATSDFTVPVGPSYFERDSRNDFQDGDQ, from the coding sequence ATGAGCTGGAAGAATCTGCCCGTCCAGGATCCTGACCGGGGTCACAGCGTCACTGATCCCGGCATGGAGGAGCACATCGAGCGCTTCACCGACGCCGACAAGGGCGCCGGTAACCGTGCCTACCTGGCCATCCTCGCCATGCTCGGCCTCGTCCCCGTGCTGGCGATCGCCTTCGTGGTGATCTACTTCGCCGTCCCGCGCCGGGCCTACATCGACTTCGGCTGGCTGAAGGCCAGCGCGATGAACGTCGGCCTGGGCGTCACCGCCGGCCTCGCCGTGCTGCTCATCGGCCTGGCCGTCATCCAGTGGTCCCGCGTCCTGATGGGCGACCACGAGTCCGTGGATCCCCGGCACAGCGCCGCCACCTCCCCGGAGGACCGCGCGATCGTCGCCCAGAACTGGCGCGACGGCGTGGAGCAGTCGGCCATCAAGCGTCGCCCGCTCATCCTCGGCGCCCTGGGCGGTGCCCTCGGCATCGCCGTGGTGCCGGCCGTCGTGTTGCTGGCCGACATGGGGCCGCACCCCACCCGCCGCGTCCGCGAGCAGACCATCGAGAAGACCATCTGGGCCAACCAGGTGCGCCTCGTCAACGACGAGAACTGGGTGGAGCTGCGCCCGGAGCACCTCGAGGTCGGCCAACTGGTCAACGCCCAGCCCGCCACGCTGCGCGAGCTGGAGGGCGTCGAGGCCCACCAGGCGAAGGCCAAGGCCGCGATCATCGTGGTGCGCATGGATCCCCAGTCGATCACCATCCCGCCGTCGCGGCAGGACTGGCAGGTGTCGGGCATCCTGGCGTACTCGAAGATCTGCACCCACGTCGGCTGCCCCATCTCGCTGTGGGAGCGCCAGACCCACCATCTGCTGTGCCCCTGCCACCAGTCGACCTTCGACCTCGGCAACAGCGGCACCGTCGTGTTCGGCCCCGCGGCCCGCTCGCTCCCCCAGCTGCCCATCTCCGTGGACGACGAGGGCTACCTCATCGCGACGAGCGACTTCACGGTGCCTGTCGGGCCGAGCTACTTCGAGCGCGACTCGCGCAATGACTTCCAGGACGGAGACCAGTAA
- a CDS encoding prepilin peptidase: protein MTWFMALATAASAGAVWWLIVPRLRVDDPDAPDFAALVSWRTMLGVLGTAGAASGVLWLVPTHHHWLWVPYLAVGVPLVAIDLLSTFLPKRLNALAAALMAAGLAATAITDWRGAAAAALGAAAAFVFFYLAWRLSASLGFGDVRLALLIGAVSGLAGVGTWTTALLTGTALGAVHGIGHALWARRDAGRPRHFPFGPALWLGPLAAATLQVTAG, encoded by the coding sequence ATGACCTGGTTCATGGCCCTTGCCACAGCGGCCTCAGCAGGCGCCGTCTGGTGGCTGATCGTTCCGCGGCTGCGCGTCGACGATCCCGACGCGCCGGATTTCGCCGCCCTCGTGTCTTGGCGCACCATGCTGGGCGTGCTCGGCACGGCCGGTGCGGCGTCGGGCGTGCTGTGGCTGGTGCCCACGCACCACCACTGGCTGTGGGTGCCCTACCTGGCCGTGGGTGTACCGCTGGTCGCCATCGACCTGCTCAGTACGTTCCTGCCGAAACGGCTCAACGCCCTCGCCGCCGCGCTGATGGCGGCGGGGCTGGCCGCCACGGCGATCACCGACTGGCGCGGGGCAGCGGCCGCAGCTCTGGGCGCGGCGGCCGCGTTCGTGTTCTTCTACCTGGCCTGGCGGCTCTCGGCGAGCCTGGGCTTCGGCGACGTGCGGCTCGCGCTGCTGATCGGCGCCGTCAGCGGACTGGCCGGTGTGGGTACGTGGACGACGGCGCTGCTGACGGGCACGGCCCTGGGCGCCGTGCACGGCATCGGCCATGCGCTGTGGGCCCGGCGCGACGCCGGCCGCCCAAGGCACTTCCCCTTCGGCCCGGCCCTGTGGCTGGGCCCGTTGGCGGCGGCCACGCTGCAGGTCACCGCTGGGTAG
- a CDS encoding c-type cytochrome, with translation MKKSTNLRRHAAARPLLLILALLVVGLSYSVVSPPRSSAETETTLQIEQGKDIYMTTCSSCHGLGGEGTTQGPSLIGVGAASVDFQMGTGRMPASRLEAQIRARKVNYTQEQIEAVAAYVASLGAGPAIPEESQYSLDALNQGDDEKALAVARGGALFRANCSACHGVVGGGGAMPEGKFAPNLTETAPVHIYEAVRTGPQQMPSFSKDVLTDESVSEIIAYLEAADEQPNYGGLTMGDAGPVSEGWWIFIIGIGGLSIVALWIARKGARAR, from the coding sequence GTGAAGAAATCAACCAACCTCAGGCGGCATGCTGCAGCGCGGCCACTGCTGCTGATCTTGGCCCTCCTCGTCGTCGGCCTCAGCTACTCGGTCGTGAGCCCGCCACGCTCCTCGGCGGAGACGGAGACCACCCTGCAGATCGAGCAGGGCAAGGACATCTACATGACCACTTGCTCCTCCTGCCACGGTCTGGGCGGCGAGGGCACGACGCAGGGCCCCAGCCTCATCGGCGTGGGCGCGGCCTCGGTCGACTTCCAGATGGGGACCGGCCGCATGCCGGCCTCCCGCCTCGAAGCACAGATCCGCGCGCGCAAGGTCAACTACACGCAGGAGCAGATCGAAGCGGTGGCGGCCTATGTCGCCTCGCTCGGCGCAGGCCCGGCCATTCCCGAGGAGTCGCAGTACTCCCTCGACGCGCTGAACCAGGGCGACGACGAGAAGGCGCTGGCAGTGGCTCGCGGCGGCGCCCTGTTCCGCGCGAACTGCTCTGCCTGCCACGGTGTCGTCGGCGGCGGCGGCGCCATGCCCGAAGGCAAGTTCGCCCCCAACCTGACGGAAACGGCACCCGTGCACATCTACGAAGCGGTCCGCACCGGCCCGCAGCAGATGCCGTCGTTCTCCAAGGACGTCCTCACGGACGAGAGCGTGAGTGAGATCATCGCTTACCTCGAGGCTGCCGACGAGCAGCCCAACTACGGCGGTCTGACCATGGGCGACGCCGGCCCTGTCTCCGAGGGCTGGTGGATCTTCATCATCGGCATCGGCGGCCTCTCGATTGTTGCCCTGTGGATTGCACGGAAGGGGGCTCGCGCCCGATGA
- a CDS encoding cytochrome c oxidase subunit 3, with protein sequence MGVIVWLASELMFFGAIFAAYFWTRSMAADAAAAAGVPSMWATESAHLDLLFASINTTILVLSSVTIQLGANAAEAGRVNGSWVNPLKWGVRQGFIISAILGSIFVAGQVWEYFTLFNEGISISTNQYWSLFFIATGIHGIHVFGGVVAMWYVLARSYMTRIHTHEQTVHAHVVSYYWHFVDVIWIALFGVLYFLR encoded by the coding sequence ATCGGCGTGATCGTGTGGCTGGCGAGCGAACTGATGTTCTTCGGCGCCATCTTCGCCGCCTACTTCTGGACCCGCTCCATGGCGGCGGACGCCGCCGCAGCCGCCGGCGTCCCGTCCATGTGGGCCACGGAGAGTGCGCACCTCGACCTGCTGTTCGCCAGCATCAACACCACCATCCTGGTGCTGAGCTCGGTGACCATCCAGCTGGGCGCCAACGCCGCCGAGGCAGGCCGGGTCAACGGTTCCTGGGTGAACCCGCTGAAGTGGGGCGTGCGCCAAGGCTTCATCATCTCGGCCATCCTCGGCTCGATCTTCGTCGCCGGCCAGGTCTGGGAGTACTTCACCCTCTTCAACGAGGGCATCAGCATCTCCACCAACCAGTACTGGTCGCTGTTCTTCATCGCAACCGGTATCCACGGCATCCACGTGTTCGGTGGCGTCGTGGCCATGTGGTACGTGCTGGCCCGCTCCTACATGACCCGCATCCACACCCACGAGCAGACGGTCCACGCCCACGTCGTGTCCTACTACTGGCACTTCGTCGACGTCATCTGGATCGCCCTGTTCGGCGTCCTCTACTTCCTCCGCTAA
- a CDS encoding pirin family protein codes for MSNTETSPQLLGCGHEDHGPTEIQQLQPRMVSLGEGPSAMTVRRTIPQLERSFVGAWCFADHYGPNLVEATCGMDVAPHPHTSLQTVSWLFDGEIEHRDSGGVHDLVRPGEVNLMTSGHGISHSEVSTPQTEFLHGVQLWVVLPEHAKDTHRGFQHHRPELLDIPGGTAKVMVGSLVGDASPISTETPLLGAEIILRPGADWEFEVDRSFEHGVLVDSGVVEMDGVEINKDVMGVRDAGLNHLRLSNPSDKPARVMLLGGTPFEEGIVMWWNFIGRSHEEIVELRDAWQRDDDRFGGVCGYRGALRKLEAPPLPDIRLKPRFRRRQR; via the coding sequence ATGAGCAACACCGAGACCTCTCCCCAACTGCTGGGCTGCGGGCACGAGGACCACGGACCCACCGAGATCCAGCAACTCCAGCCCCGGATGGTGAGCCTGGGCGAGGGCCCCAGCGCCATGACGGTGCGACGCACCATCCCTCAACTCGAACGCTCGTTCGTCGGCGCGTGGTGTTTCGCGGACCACTACGGCCCCAACCTGGTGGAGGCCACCTGCGGCATGGACGTGGCCCCCCATCCGCACACCTCGCTGCAGACGGTGAGCTGGCTGTTCGACGGCGAGATCGAGCATCGCGACTCGGGCGGCGTCCATGACCTGGTGCGGCCCGGCGAGGTGAACCTGATGACGTCCGGGCACGGCATCTCGCACTCCGAGGTGTCGACCCCCCAAACGGAGTTCCTGCACGGTGTGCAGTTGTGGGTGGTTCTTCCGGAGCACGCCAAGGACACGCACCGTGGTTTCCAGCACCACCGCCCGGAACTCCTCGACATCCCCGGCGGCACGGCCAAGGTGATGGTGGGTTCGCTGGTGGGCGACGCGTCGCCCATCTCCACGGAGACGCCGCTGCTCGGTGCGGAGATCATCCTGCGTCCGGGCGCCGACTGGGAGTTCGAGGTGGACCGCTCGTTCGAGCACGGTGTGCTGGTGGATTCGGGCGTGGTGGAGATGGACGGCGTGGAGATCAACAAGGACGTCATGGGCGTCCGCGACGCCGGCCTGAACCACCTCCGGCTGTCGAACCCGAGCGACAAGCCGGCGCGCGTGATGCTGCTGGGTGGCACCCCCTTCGAGGAGGGGATCGTCATGTGGTGGAACTTCATCGGGCGCAGCCACGAGGAGATCGTCGAGTTGCGCGACGCCTGGCAGCGCGACGACGACCGCTTCGGCGGGGTCTGCGGTTACCGCGGCGCCCTACGGAAGTTGGAGGCACCGCCCCTGCCGGACATCCGCCTCAAGCCGCGCTTCCGCCGTCGTCAGCGCTGA
- a CDS encoding response regulator, translating to MSDATVKVLVFSDDRLVREQIRLTLGRRVAMDLPQIEVFEVATQGALLRTLDAGTDYALMIFDGDAQPSGGFGLAHQVKEEYADSAPIMLLVKREADAWLASWSRAEAVTPFPIDPVTMPEQAAHLIRARLAQVA from the coding sequence ATGAGCGATGCGACCGTGAAGGTGCTGGTGTTCTCCGATGACCGACTGGTGCGTGAGCAGATCCGCCTGACGCTGGGGCGCCGCGTGGCCATGGACCTGCCGCAGATCGAGGTCTTCGAGGTCGCGACGCAGGGCGCACTGCTGCGCACCCTGGACGCAGGCACCGATTACGCTCTGATGATCTTCGACGGCGACGCGCAGCCGTCGGGCGGCTTCGGGCTGGCCCACCAGGTCAAGGAGGAGTACGCCGACAGCGCCCCCATCATGCTGCTGGTCAAGCGTGAGGCTGACGCCTGGCTGGCCTCCTGGTCCCGCGCCGAGGCGGTGACCCCCTTCCCGATCGATCCGGTCACCATGCCTGAGCAGGCCGCCCACCTCATCCGTGCGCGCCTGGCGCAGGTCGCTTGA
- a CDS encoding GuaB1 family IMP dehydrogenase-related protein — MRFLHGDPSYDLTYSDVFMVPSRSGVSSRLDVDLTSSDGLATPTPLVAANMTAVSGRRMAETMARRGGLAIFPQDIPTDVVAESITKVKDSHLVFDTAVTVSLSTTVGMILQLIPKRSHGVAVVVDSNRKVLGVVHPRAAEGSDRFAQARDVMTTDVTVLSADTAASDVFATLSEHHQKVAIAVDSEERLVGVMTPEGALRSGIYSPAVDHEGRLRAGVAVGINGDIAAKVRAALDARADVLVMDTAHGHQEKMISALSTARGERDRFEAETGRRILIVAGNVVTTDGCHDLIEAGADILKVGVGPGAMCTTRMQTGVGRPQFSAVLECAAAAREHGKSIWADGGVRHPRDVALALAADAGSVMIGSWFAGTHESTGDHLVDSEGKMFKESFGMASARAVRNRTREQSAYQRARAAMFEEGISASRMYLDPRRPGVEDLIDWITSGVRSSCTYAGARSLHEFAERAVVGVQSGSGYEEGRPLDRSW, encoded by the coding sequence GTGCGATTTCTCCATGGCGACCCCTCGTATGACCTGACTTACAGCGACGTCTTCATGGTCCCGAGCCGCTCCGGCGTGAGTTCCCGCCTCGACGTGGACCTCACCTCCTCAGACGGCCTCGCCACCCCCACCCCGCTGGTGGCCGCCAACATGACGGCGGTCTCCGGTCGCCGCATGGCAGAGACGATGGCCCGCCGCGGCGGCCTCGCGATCTTCCCGCAGGACATCCCCACCGACGTGGTGGCCGAGTCCATCACCAAGGTGAAGGATTCCCACCTGGTGTTCGACACTGCAGTTACCGTGTCGCTCTCCACCACCGTCGGCATGATTCTTCAGCTCATCCCCAAGCGGTCCCACGGTGTCGCGGTCGTCGTCGACTCCAACCGCAAGGTGCTCGGTGTGGTGCACCCGCGGGCGGCTGAGGGCTCAGACCGCTTCGCGCAGGCCCGCGACGTGATGACCACCGACGTGACTGTCCTGTCGGCGGACACCGCTGCGTCGGACGTGTTCGCCACCCTCTCCGAGCACCACCAGAAGGTCGCGATCGCCGTCGACTCGGAGGAGCGCCTCGTCGGCGTGATGACCCCCGAGGGCGCGCTGCGTTCCGGCATCTACTCCCCCGCCGTGGACCACGAGGGCAGGCTCCGCGCCGGCGTCGCCGTCGGCATCAACGGCGACATCGCCGCCAAGGTCCGTGCCGCGCTGGACGCCCGCGCGGACGTGCTCGTCATGGACACCGCGCACGGCCATCAGGAGAAGATGATCAGCGCCCTGAGCACCGCCCGCGGAGAGCGCGACCGCTTCGAGGCGGAGACGGGCCGACGCATCCTGATCGTGGCCGGCAACGTGGTCACCACGGACGGCTGCCACGACCTCATCGAGGCTGGCGCCGACATCCTCAAGGTGGGCGTCGGGCCCGGCGCCATGTGCACCACCCGCATGCAGACGGGCGTGGGCCGCCCGCAGTTCTCCGCCGTCCTGGAGTGCGCAGCCGCCGCGCGCGAGCACGGGAAGTCCATCTGGGCCGACGGCGGGGTCCGCCACCCGCGCGACGTCGCACTGGCGCTGGCGGCCGACGCCGGTTCGGTGATGATCGGCTCCTGGTTCGCCGGCACGCACGAGTCCACCGGCGACCACCTCGTCGACTCCGAGGGCAAGATGTTCAAGGAGTCTTTCGGCATGGCCTCGGCCCGCGCGGTGCGCAACCGCACCCGTGAGCAGTCCGCCTACCAGCGGGCCCGCGCGGCGATGTTCGAGGAGGGCATCTCGGCCTCGCGCATGTACCTCGACCCCCGCCGTCCGGGCGTCGAGGACCTCATCGACTGGATCACGAGCGGCGTGCGCTCGTCGTGCACGTACGCGGGTGCCCGCAGCCTGCACGAGTTCGCCGAGCGCGCCGTCGTCGGCGTCCAGAGCGGGAGCGGCTACGAGGAAGGCCGCCCGCTCGACCGGAGCTGGTGA
- a CDS encoding ubiquinol-cytochrome c reductase cytochrome b subunit, giving the protein MAKPTSVVDTSSSVEAHEAPTQKTNSTPGVLGWADDRLGLGKLGRTGLRKVFPDHWSFLLGEIALYSFIVLLLTGVFLTIWFKPSMAEIHYDGSYQLMKGMPISEAFASTLNISFDVRGGLLVRQIHHWAALLFVAASTVHMLRVFFTGAFRKPREINWLIGVGLLSMGLMAGFTGYSLPDDLLSGTGLRFVDGLIRSIPVIGTWAEFFVFGGEFPGSLIIPRLYMAHILLIPGLLLGLISAHLALVVYHKHTQYPGPGRTENNVVGYPLFPVYMAKAGGFFFIVFGFLVLMGGLFQINPVWAYGPYDPAKVTAGSQPDWYMGFVEGALRLIPPFWESHWGGTTWTWGVFLPGVGMMGILFTLLGVWPFVERWLTGDDREHHLLDRPRNAPTRTALGVAGMAAYGLFWIGGANDIIATRFSLSLNAITIFLRVAVFLGPIIAFIITKRICLGLQRADRERALHGSEDGVIVRSPDGGYSESHVPVGTHEQFALTQHLQHPVLAPGGDTDASGVARKGGISRLRARLSRWYLGHEIAKPTAVELTDGHHGELEVGRHGELPAHDDDDDRDTPVLEGSTRH; this is encoded by the coding sequence ATGGCCAAGCCAACGAGCGTCGTCGACACGTCGTCCTCGGTCGAGGCCCACGAGGCCCCCACCCAGAAGACCAACAGCACCCCTGGCGTCCTCGGCTGGGCCGACGACCGGCTGGGGCTGGGCAAGCTGGGCCGCACCGGCCTGCGCAAGGTCTTCCCGGACCACTGGTCGTTCCTGCTGGGCGAGATCGCCCTGTACTCGTTCATCGTGCTGCTGCTGACCGGTGTCTTCCTGACCATCTGGTTCAAGCCCTCGATGGCGGAGATCCACTACGACGGCTCCTACCAGCTGATGAAGGGCATGCCGATCTCGGAGGCCTTCGCCTCAACGCTGAACATCTCGTTCGACGTGCGCGGCGGCCTCCTGGTCCGTCAGATCCACCACTGGGCAGCACTGCTGTTCGTGGCGGCCTCGACGGTGCACATGCTGCGCGTGTTCTTCACGGGCGCGTTCCGCAAGCCGCGTGAGATCAACTGGCTCATCGGCGTCGGCCTGCTGTCCATGGGCCTGATGGCAGGCTTCACCGGTTACTCGCTGCCCGATGACCTCCTCTCGGGCACCGGCCTGCGCTTCGTCGACGGCCTGATCCGCTCGATCCCGGTCATCGGTACGTGGGCGGAGTTCTTCGTCTTCGGCGGCGAGTTCCCCGGCAGCCTCATCATCCCCCGCCTGTACATGGCGCACATCCTGCTGATCCCCGGCCTGCTGCTCGGCCTCATCTCCGCGCACCTGGCGCTCGTGGTCTACCACAAGCACACCCAGTACCCCGGCCCCGGCCGCACGGAGAACAACGTCGTCGGCTACCCGCTGTTCCCGGTCTACATGGCCAAGGCCGGCGGCTTCTTCTTCATCGTGTTCGGGTTCCTCGTGCTCATGGGCGGCCTGTTCCAGATCAACCCGGTGTGGGCCTACGGCCCGTACGACCCGGCCAAGGTCACCGCGGGTTCGCAGCCTGACTGGTACATGGGCTTCGTCGAGGGCGCGCTGCGCCTCATCCCGCCCTTCTGGGAATCACACTGGGGCGGCACCACCTGGACCTGGGGCGTGTTCCTCCCCGGGGTGGGCATGATGGGCATCCTGTTCACGCTGCTCGGAGTCTGGCCGTTCGTCGAACGCTGGCTCACGGGAGACGACCGCGAACACCACCTGCTGGACCGCCCGCGCAACGCGCCGACGCGGACCGCGCTCGGTGTGGCAGGCATGGCGGCCTACGGGCTGTTCTGGATCGGCGGCGCCAACGACATCATCGCCACCCGGTTCTCCCTGAGCCTCAACGCGATCACGATCTTCCTGCGCGTCGCCGTGTTCCTCGGGCCGATCATCGCGTTCATCATCACCAAGCGCATCTGCCTGGGTCTCCAGCGCGCTGACCGCGAACGGGCCCTCCACGGCTCTGAGGACGGCGTCATCGTCCGGAGCCCGGACGGCGGCTACTCGGAGTCGCACGTCCCCGTCGGCACGCATGAGCAGTTCGCGCTCACGCAGCACCTGCAGCACCCGGTGCTCGCGCCCGGCGGCGACACGGATGCGTCGGGGGTCGCCCGCAAGGGCGGTATCAGCAGGCTGCGCGCGCGGTTGTCCCGCTGGTACCTCGGCCATGAGATCGCCAAGCCCACGGCCGTTGAACTCACGGACGGCCACCACGGCGAACTCGAGGTCGGGCGCCACGGGGAGCTCCCGGCGCACGACGATGACGACGACCGCGACACCCCGGTGCTCGAAGGCTCGACGCGTCACTGA